One Syntrophales bacterium genomic window, CAGTTCTGTTATATAGCTGTGTTCTACTCTTCTTGGCACTGGATGCTGCCAGATCTCTTTTTAGTCTTTCAATTTCTTTTAATGCTGTATCCGCCTTTTGTCGTATTTGTTCAAGTTCTTTTGATTTCTGCCGGTCTTTCTTTAAAACTTCAATCGATTTTACAACATTCTTCGGGTCAGCGGTAATTTGGGCTTTTAACCAATAGGTGTCTCCATCCCACTTTTCATCAATAACCTTAACCTGAACAATACCACCGGTGAGAGCAGTAACGGTATCTTTGTTTAGCTGGAAATTCTTAACCTCGGTGTAACTTTGAAGATATGTTCCGAGTTCTTCCAATAGTAATCGCTTCACCTGTTCAAGGGCAATTGTTCGGGAAGATACCTTACTGTCAAGTTCACTTGCCTGGTACGAGTATTCTTTTATAAAGATCCTTGTTTCAGCAAATCCTGACAGGACAGATCCAAATAGAAAAGTAACCAGAACAGCATAAGAAATGAGATTTATCTTCATTTTCGAATCGCTTTTCATGGTGTCCACTCTTTCCTCTTGGATACCAACTAATGATTTTTACTCTGCCTGACTGATCAATTTATTTTACTATGTTCAGACAGTCAAGAACCTTATGGAAATCTAAGATAAACATTTCAAGAAGTACTCTACGACACACAATTCATATTTTAACACCTTGATCAGTTTTCTTTTTCACAAATGTTTGTCTGATGATAAGCCTCAGCCAATTCTATTAAAAATATAAAATATTCAAGATCTTTCTTCGCAGCTTCATATTGTTTTGGTGCCATAAAATCTCCGCTTTCGTGATAAAACCGA contains:
- a CDS encoding Ada metal-binding domain-containing protein, with product MKSDSKMKINLISYAVLVTFLFGSVLSGFAETRIFIKEYSYQASELDSKVSSRTIALEQVKRLLLEELGTYLQSYTEVKNFQLNKDTVTALTGGIVQVKVIDEKWDGDTYWLKAQITADPKNVVKSIEVLKKDRQKSKELEQIRQKADTALKEIERLKRDLAASSAKKSRTQLYNRTVETLTTLEQTKKVYFVASKYSNIYHKPTCKWAQKIKPRNLITFSSGSEARRKGYHPCKVCKPSLY